One stretch of Tepiditoga spiralis DNA includes these proteins:
- a CDS encoding lysylphosphatidylglycerol synthase transmembrane domain-containing protein — MKKSKYLNGFIFSVIITTLIISSFTITSGVKQNIKELKNFSIKFAFFSMFIIILKWFVETLILKLSLFDERKKISFFKLFKIIILGQFFSYLTPFYTGGQPLQVYYLSKEKINPSVATASILYKSMFFQIVMVLMGFIGLQYSSHLNNYIFIILISGILLNGFVVFLILFFSLNKELSKKTVKKTTLFLKKIKILKNPQKHMEEIMNKVEEFVNFFKKNSKNYVSLFSIFILSIIQLLLYVFTSMIILNGFGIKLNLDLFFRSLILDVGSSVVPTPGTSGGAEGFYYLIFSNKASIYVLNTSVLIWRLSTYYFVLFIGSLFFLISKKNRRST, encoded by the coding sequence TAAATGGGTTCATTTTTTCAGTAATAATAACTACATTAATCATTTCTTCTTTTACAATTACTAGTGGTGTAAAACAAAATATTAAAGAACTTAAAAATTTTTCCATTAAGTTCGCTTTTTTTTCTATGTTTATAATAATTTTAAAATGGTTTGTGGAAACTTTAATTTTAAAATTATCTTTATTTGATGAAAGAAAAAAAATATCTTTTTTTAAATTATTCAAAATAATTATTTTAGGTCAATTTTTTAGTTATTTAACTCCGTTTTATACTGGAGGTCAACCTCTTCAAGTATATTACTTATCTAAAGAAAAGATAAATCCAAGTGTAGCAACGGCTTCTATACTTTATAAATCAATGTTTTTTCAAATAGTTATGGTGTTAATGGGATTTATTGGTTTACAGTACTCTTCACATTTAAATAATTATATATTTATTATTTTAATATCTGGAATTTTACTAAACGGTTTTGTTGTTTTTTTAATATTATTTTTTTCTTTAAACAAGGAATTATCAAAAAAAACTGTCAAAAAAACGACTCTTTTCTTAAAAAAAATAAAAATATTAAAAAATCCACAAAAACATATGGAAGAAATAATGAATAAAGTTGAGGAATTTGTAAATTTTTTTAAAAAAAATTCAAAAAATTATGTTTCATTATTTAGTATATTTATTTTAAGTATTATTCAATTATTACTTTATGTTTTTACAAGTATGATAATATTAAATGGTTTTGGAATAAAATTAAATTTAGATTTATTTTTTAGAAGTTTAATCTTAGATGTTGGATCTTCTGTTGTACCAACACCTGGAACATCTGGTGGAGCTGAAGGATTTTATTACTTAATATTTTCTAATAAAGCCAGTATTTATGTTTTAAATACGTCAGTATTAATATGGCGTTTATCAACATATTATTTTGTTTTATTTATTGGTAGTTTATTTTTTCTTATTTCAAAGAAAAATAGGAGGAGCACGTAA
- a CDS encoding nucleotide pyrophosphohydrolase: MDLKISELKDMSYKIWEKNKDKWSPLNPQEARNTFLWMIEEIGETIQILKKRGESEIMENTFVREKFIEEMSDIIFYFTKIMLSYNISAEEFSKIYIKKFEKNMIRDYEKEHMNMFKD, from the coding sequence ATGGATTTAAAAATTTCTGAATTAAAAGATATGTCATATAAAATTTGGGAAAAAAATAAAGATAAGTGGTCTCCATTAAATCCACAAGAAGCTCGTAATACTTTTTTATGGATGATTGAAGAAATTGGAGAAACAATACAAATTTTAAAAAAACGTGGAGAAAGCGAAATAATGGAAAATACTTTTGTAAGAGAAAAATTTATTGAAGAAATGTCAGATATAATATTTTACTTTACTAAAATAATGCTTTCTTATAATATAAGCGCTGAAGAATTTTCTAAAATTTATATAAAAAAATTTGAGAAAAATATGATTAGAGATTATGAAAAAGAACATATGAATATGTTTAAGGATTAA
- a CDS encoding NUDIX hydrolase, which yields MEIIKKIKNFKNETIGIKNHYSILIPLIKKNNEYFLLYELRSSTLKNQPSEISFPGGKVEENESYKECAIRETYEEIGVKKENINILNKGDDFYSPFGFLIHSYICTINTNDFKINKAEVEKLLFVPINHLKLQKPELYNVNIIAKPNLFPYNRIPNGKKYKWKKGTYNVYFYKYNKYYIWGLTAFFTKKLIEKL from the coding sequence ATGGAAATCATAAAAAAAATTAAAAATTTTAAAAATGAAACAATTGGTATTAAAAATCACTATTCAATATTAATACCATTAATAAAAAAGAATAATGAATATTTTTTATTATATGAACTTAGATCTTCAACTTTAAAAAATCAACCATCTGAAATTTCATTCCCAGGTGGAAAAGTAGAAGAAAATGAATCTTACAAAGAATGTGCTATTCGCGAAACATATGAAGAAATTGGTGTAAAAAAAGAAAATATAAATATATTAAATAAAGGTGATGATTTTTATTCACCCTTTGGTTTTTTAATTCATTCTTATATTTGTACTATTAATACCAATGATTTTAAAATAAATAAAGCTGAAGTAGAAAAACTATTATTTGTTCCAATAAATCATTTAAAACTACAAAAACCAGAATTATACAATGTAAATATTATTGCTAAACCAAATTTATTTCCCTACAACAGAATACCAAATGGTAAAAAATATAAATGGAAAAAGGGAACTTACAATGTTTATTTTTATAAATACAACAAATATTATATATGGGGACTAACAGCATTTTTTACTAAAAAACTAATTGAAAAATTATAA
- a CDS encoding HD-GYP domain-containing protein encodes MIKLTLNTFVLKNFKINFIIFTILVILIIFLSIFLGFEKMYETKASESANEIVKTFNFFINKKINFIFDILSSKTMTFRKYPANLDENTIISIITNNKLKTKDGYIDLSNWINDKKLYKIDSGIFFNKHTLKILRKEQDDNYLYAEICLDKILDLLNFKKDETFYLCNSENIILLSNNNSTIGKNIENWKNNTMFLIPKLFNKYVFFIKKEIPNDLYFVYTVSLNSFFKFLFFILFGILITISIIFFKFYNTISSKISFIVDYISEFSMELSKFDKNIAIKETINIKNSNIIELDKINTVYINLIENLQSYSEELSEKYLELNKLNKELYTRNSQILLSLSKGIELKDKYTLGHSKGVLELTKYMMNQLNLKKDTNFMQQVEIGCILHDIGKIFIPDEILNKPGKLSKDEFKEIKKHPQYGYELLKPISNLQISKNIIKYHHENWNGSGYPEGLNKNEIPLEAQIVAYADMYDAIRNKRVYHNELSKEESIKLIKSVQGIKLNPDLFNAFLKAVEIYEKNREEIKK; translated from the coding sequence ATGATTAAATTGACTTTAAACACTTTTGTTTTAAAGAATTTTAAAATAAATTTCATTATTTTTACTATATTAGTAATATTAATAATATTTTTATCCATATTTTTAGGATTTGAAAAAATGTATGAAACAAAAGCTTCTGAAAGTGCAAATGAGATAGTTAAAACCTTTAATTTTTTTATAAATAAAAAAATTAATTTTATTTTTGATATATTATCTTCAAAAACTATGACTTTCAGAAAATACCCCGCTAACTTAGATGAAAATACTATCATTTCAATTATAACTAACAATAAACTTAAAACAAAAGATGGCTACATTGACCTTTCAAATTGGATAAATGATAAAAAATTATACAAAATTGATAGTGGCATATTTTTCAATAAACATACTTTAAAAATCCTAAGAAAAGAACAAGATGATAATTATCTTTATGCAGAAATATGCTTAGATAAAATCTTAGATTTATTAAATTTTAAAAAAGATGAAACATTTTATTTGTGCAACTCAGAAAATATAATTCTTTTGTCTAATAACAATTCTACAATAGGAAAAAATATAGAAAACTGGAAAAACAATACAATGTTTTTAATTCCAAAATTATTTAATAAATATGTATTTTTTATAAAAAAAGAAATACCTAATGATTTATACTTTGTATATACTGTTTCTTTAAATAGTTTTTTTAAATTTTTATTCTTTATTTTATTTGGAATTTTAATAACTATTTCAATAATATTTTTTAAATTTTATAATACTATAAGTTCTAAAATTTCATTTATTGTTGATTATATAAGTGAATTTAGTATGGAACTGAGTAAATTTGATAAAAATATAGCAATTAAAGAAACTATAAATATTAAAAATTCTAATATAATAGAATTAGATAAAATAAATACTGTTTATATAAATTTAATAGAAAATCTTCAAAGTTATTCAGAAGAACTCTCAGAAAAATATTTAGAATTAAATAAACTAAATAAAGAACTTTATACAAGAAATTCACAAATTCTTTTATCTTTATCTAAAGGTATAGAATTAAAAGATAAATATACCCTTGGGCATTCTAAAGGAGTTTTAGAACTTACTAAATACATGATGAATCAATTAAATTTAAAAAAAGATACAAATTTTATGCAGCAAGTAGAAATTGGATGTATACTTCATGATATTGGTAAAATATTTATTCCAGATGAAATATTAAACAAACCAGGTAAACTATCAAAAGATGAATTTAAAGAAATAAAAAAACATCCTCAATATGGATATGAACTTTTAAAACCTATATCTAATTTGCAAATTTCAAAAAACATTATAAAGTATCACCACGAAAATTGGAATGGAAGTGGCTATCCTGAAGGACTTAATAAAAATGAAATTCCATTAGAAGCACAAATAGTTGCTTATGCTGATATGTATGATGCAATTAGAAATAAAAGAGTTTATCACAATGAATTATCAAAAGAAGAAAGCATAAAATTAATAAAATCTGTTCAAG